ATTGATAGTAAACTCCAGATATTCCAGGATTATAAGTCGGAAAATCACTTGATTCTGTATATCCAGTGACAAATACTAAACCAGTTGAACCTTGAACACATATTGATTTACCTCTATCAGAACTGCTTCCTCCATAATAAGTTGCCCACATTCTTATTCCTCTTGAATTAAATTTTAAAATATAAGCGTCGTAATAACTAAAAATGCCGCTGCCCCGAGATCCTTGATAGTAAGACCCACTTCCTGGATTGTAGGTTGGAAAAT
The Candidatus Hydrothermales bacterium genome window above contains:
- a CDS encoding SBBP repeat-containing protein; the encoded protein is NGNVYVSGTTQSNVFPTYNPSGDDDYFQGTHNGGTDDIFILKFDNNGVRVWATYYGGNENDFDPSIATDSSGNVFVTGTTQSPNFPTYNPGSGSYYQGSRGSGIFSYYDAYILKFNSRGIRMWATYYGGSSSDRGKSICVQGSTGLVFVTGYTESSDFPTYNPGISGVYYQ